One Tissierellales bacterium genomic window, AAAAGTATTTTACTACAGATAAATCATGAGCTATAAACATTACTGTCAAACCTAATTCTTTTTTTAATTTATTTAATAGATTTAAAACTTGGGCCTGTATCGAAACATCTAATGCTGATATTGGCTCATCTGCAATTATTAGATCTGGTTTAGTTATAAGTGCTCTTGCTATACCTATCCTCTGTCTTTGTCCTCCAGAAAATTCATGAGGATATCTAGTAGCATGCTCACTAGTTAGTCCTACTGTCTCTAAAATATCGTATATTAATTCCATCATATGATCTTCATCTTTATATAATTTATTAATCTTTAAACCTTCACCTATAATCTCTTTCACTGTCATCCTAGGATTTAAAGATGCAATAGGATCTTGAAATATCATTTGCATATTTCTAGTAATATCCTTTTTTTCTTTTCTAGTTAATTTATCAGATATTAATTTATCTTTAAAATATACTTCTCCATCCGTTGGAGTATATAGTCTAATGATAGATCTTCCAATAGTAGTTTTTCCACAGCCTGACTCTCCTACTAATCCAAAAGTTTCACCTTTATTAATATTAAAACTAACTCCATCTACTGCTTTTACTACTTCTTTATTAAATCCAAGTCCAGTACTAAAATGTTGTTTTAAATCTTTAACTTTTAGTATAGGTTCTTGGCTTTTTTCTACTTTTATATCATTCATTAGACCCTACCCCCTTAGCCTTAGATAATTGTTTTTCAATTCTACGAGCTAAAGATGATGGTAGCTCTACCTTAGGAGCATCTGGATGTAACAACCAAGTCGATGCTGTATGAGTTGGACTTACCCTAAAGGTTGGTGGTTCTATCTCATAATCTATTTTCATTGCATATTGATTCCTTGGTGCAAATGCATCACCTTTTGGTGGATACAACATATTAGGGGGAGTTCCTGGTATTGCTTGTAATTCTTCTCCTCTTTCTGTTTCTAAATCTGGCATAGAAGCTAATAAGTTCCAAGTGTAAGGATGTACCGCTTCATAAAACATTTCATCTACTGTTGCAGTCTCAACAATTTTTCCTGCATACATAACTGCTACCCTGTCTGCTACATTTGCTACTACACCTAAATCATGTGTAATAAATATAACTGATAAGTTTTCTTCTTCTTGTATATCTTTTATTAAATCTAATATCTGAGCTTGTATTGTCACATCTAATGCAGTAGTAGGCTCATCACATATTAGAACTTCTGGATCACAAGCTAAAGCTATTGCGATTACTACTCTCTGTCTCATTCCACCTGAAAATTGAAATGGATACTGATCATATCTCGTTTCAGATTTTGGTATACCTACAGATTTCATTAGTTCTATAGATTTTTCTCTCGCTTCAGCTTTACTTATACTTTTATCATGAGCCCTAACTGCATCTGATATTTGTTTTCCTATTTTCATCACAGGATCTAAGGATGACATAGGATCTTGGAAGATCATAGCTATCTTTGAACCTCTTATTTTTGTAAACCTTTTATCATTATATTCTGTCAAATCATCACCATCGTACATAATGCTACCATCTTCAATATTAGCATTTTTAGTTAAAATGCCCATTATAGCTCTATTAGTAACAGATTTACCTGATCCAGACTCTCCCACTATTGCTAAAGTTTCTCCTTTATATAAATCAAAATTTACACCTCTCACCGCATGGACTTTTCCAGAGTAGGTATTAAAAGTTATATATAAATCTTTTACTTCTAATACTTTATCTCTATTCATATTAATCTCTCCTCTCTATTGTCCTCTTAATGTAGGATCAAAGGCATCTCTTAGACCATTTCCAAATAAGTTAAAAGCTAACATTAATACTGATATTATTATAGCTGGAAAAAATATTAAATGAGGATAATTTAAAAGTACTTTTTGCCCCTCAGATAATAGTACTCCAATACTTGGTTCTGGTGCTTGAAGACCTAGCCCTAAATATGACAATTGAGATTCGGCAAATATAGCAGATGGTATAGCTAAAGTAGCTTGAGTCACTGTTGGACCTATAGCATTAGGCAATATATGTCTGAAAATTAAGGTTCTATCTTTTGCTCCCATAGTTCTAGAAGCTAAAACATATTCCATTCCTTTATATCTATAAAACTGTGCTCTTATCATACGACTCATACCTATCCAACCAGTCATAACTAGAGCAATTATAAATGGTACTACTCCCTCCCCCATATACATAATCAAAAGTATTATAACTACTAATTCTGGAATTCCAGTTAATATTTCTAATATTCTCTGCATTATCATGTCAGTCCAACCACCAAAATAACCTGATATAGCACCATAAACTACACCAATTATTAGATTAATTAACACTGACATAACTCCTATAAATAGTGACACCCTTGTACCTCTCCATAATCTAGTCCAAATATCTCTACCTATAGAATCTGTACCGAACCAAAAATATGCATCTTTTGCTTCTTTATGTTTATACATATCTACTTTGGCTTTTACCATAGTAGTTTCTTTACCTTGATGAGTTACTGTTTCCTCTCCTAATACTTCAACTATAGAATCACCATATCTAGCTTCTAAATTTGCTTTATCTGCTCTAACCTCTTTAATACCATCTGCAATTCCCATCTTTTCTAAACCTGGTATTCTTGGTGGCATTAGAGATAATTCAACATGTTGTTGCCTATAAGTA contains:
- a CDS encoding ABC transporter ATP-binding protein — protein: MNRDKVLEVKDLYITFNTYSGKVHAVRGVNFDLYKGETLAIVGESGSGKSVTNRAIMGILTKNANIEDGSIMYDGDDLTEYNDKRFTKIRGSKIAMIFQDPMSSLDPVMKIGKQISDAVRAHDKSISKAEAREKSIELMKSVGIPKSETRYDQYPFQFSGGMRQRVVIAIALACDPEVLICDEPTTALDVTIQAQILDLIKDIQEEENLSVIFITHDLGVVANVADRVAVMYAGKIVETATVDEMFYEAVHPYTWNLLASMPDLETERGEELQAIPGTPPNMLYPPKGDAFAPRNQYAMKIDYEIEPPTFRVSPTHTASTWLLHPDAPKVELPSSLARRIEKQLSKAKGVGSNE
- a CDS encoding ATP-binding cassette domain-containing protein → MNDIKVEKSQEPILKVKDLKQHFSTGLGFNKEVVKAVDGVSFNINKGETFGLVGESGCGKTTIGRSIIRLYTPTDGEVYFKDKLISDKLTRKEKKDITRNMQMIFQDPIASLNPRMTVKEIIGEGLKINKLYKDEDHMMELIYDILETVGLTSEHATRYPHEFSGGQRQRIGIARALITKPDLIIADEPISALDVSIQAQVLNLLNKLKKELGLTVMFIAHDLSVVKYFSDKIAVMYYGKIMEIADADDLYNHPIHPYTQSLLSAIPLADPHFERDRKRIYYEPELHDYSSEKPDLVEIRPNHFVYASPSEAEIYSVKHGIKQKIE
- a CDS encoding ABC transporter permease, whose protein sequence is MIINDMEDLKKLDLDIKEDSFELVQVEETLKDEKFKGEPIGFLKDAWIRFKESKPSMISAIIIAIIVIMSIVGPMINPYTYRQQHVELSLMPPRIPGLEKMGIADGIKEVRADKANLEARYGDSIVEVLGEETVTHQGKETTMVKAKVDMYKHKEAKDAYFWFGTDSIGRDIWTRLWRGTRVSLFIGVMSVLINLIIGVVYGAISGYFGGWTDMIMQRILEILTGIPELVVIILLIMYMGEGVVPFIIALVMTGWIGMSRMIRAQFYRYKGMEYVLASRTMGAKDRTLIFRHILPNAIGPTVTQATLAIPSAIFAESQLSYLGLGLQAPEPSIGVLLSEGQKVLLNYPHLIFFPAIIISVLMLAFNLFGNGLRDAFDPTLRGQ